The DNA sequence ACCGCTGCTTCCACGCGGCGATCGTCCGGGCGGCCGGAAACGGCATCCTGGCGCAGCTCTACGACCAGTTGCGGGACCGTCAGCTGCGGATGGGCGTGGCCACGATGAACGCCGAGCCCGACCGCATCGCCAAGAACATCACCGAGCACACCGAGATCCTCCAGGCCCTGCGCGCCGGGGACGCCGCTTTCGTGTCCGGTCTGGTGCAGCGTCACATCAGCTGGGTGAACAATCTCGCCCGGGGTGAGGTGCGATGACCTCGGCTCACCTGCCCGGGGACCCGCCCGGCGGCCGTCGTGCCGTCGCCGTATGGGGCCTGGGCGTCGCCGTCTACTTCGTCGCCATCACCTATCGCACCAGCCTCGGTGTCGCCGGTATCGACGCCGCCGAGCGCTTCCACATCAACGCCTCGGCGCTGTCGACCTTCTCCATCCTCCAGGTGCTGGTCTACGCCGGGATGCAGATACCGGTCGGGCTCATGGTCGACCGTCTCGGCACCCGTAAGGTGCTCATGCTCGGCGTGCTGCTCTTCACCGTGGGGCAGTCCGGCTTCGCTTTCTCCCACTCCTACGCCATGGCGCTGGCCTCCCGGGCGCTGCTCGGCTGCGGTGACGCCATGACCTTCATCAGCGTGCTGCGGCTCGGCTCGCGCTGGTTCCCGGCCCGCCGGGGCCCGCTCATCGCGCAGGTCGCCGCGCTCTTCGGCATGGCGGGCAACCTGGTCTCCACGCTGGTGATCGCCCGGACGCTGCACAGCGCCGGCTGGACCACGACCTTCGCGGGCAGCGCGGTCGGCGGTGTGGCCGTCTTCGTCCTGGTGCTGTTCTTCCTCAAGGACCACCCGGAGGGCTTCGAGCCCGGCCCCGGCCCCCGTATGGCGGGCGGCTTCGTCCGCCGGCAGATCGTGGCCACCTGGCGCGAGCCCGGCACCCGGCTGGGCATGTGGGTGCACTTCACCACCCAGTTCCCGGCGATGGTCTTCCTGCTGCTGTGGGGGATGCCGTTCCTGGTCGAGGCGGAGGGGCTGTCCCGCGCGACCGCGGGCCGGCTGCTGACCCTCGTGGTGCTGTCCAACATGGCGGTCGGCCTGATCTACGGGCAGGTCATCGCCCGGCACCACGCCGCCCGCGCCCCGCTGGCCCTCGGCACGGTCGGCGCCACCGCGCTGCTGTGGGGGGCCGTGCTGGCCTGGCCGTCCGACCACGCGCCGCTGTGGCTGCTGGTGGTCCTGTGCGTCGTGCTCGGTGCCTGCGGCCCCGCGTCGATGATCGGCTTCGACTTCGCCCGGCCGGCCAATCCGCCCGAGCGGAGCGGCACCGCCTCCGGGATCGTCAACATGGGCGGCTTCACGGCCACGATGACCACGCTGCTGGCCGTCGGCGTCCTGCTGGACCTGACCGGCGACGACTTCCGGATCGCGTTCGCCTCGGTGTTCGTGCTCCAGGCGCTCGGCGTCACCCAGATCCTGCGGCTGCGCGGACGTGCGCACCGCCGCGAGCGCGAGCGCGTGGTCGCGAGCCGCGTCGAGGCGGTGCACGTACCGGCGTGACCCGCCAGGGGCTACGGCACGCCCCAGGGCGCTGCGGTGTGACCCGCCAGGGGCCACGGCGCCCCCAGGGCGCTACGGCGTGACCGCGAAGTGCCCGAGGATGGTCTCGGCCAGCGGCAGATCGCCCTCGATCTTCAGCCGCTCCGAGACCGCCTCGGGCCGCACCCGCCCGCAGGCCAGCCGGACGTAGGTCTCCCAGTCCAGGGTGAGGGTGACCGTCGGCCCGAGCGAGACGCTGCCGTCGATGGTGCCCCTGCCGTGCGCGTCGACCCGGACCGTCCGCATGAACTCCAGCGGGCCGCTCACATCGAAGACGACGGCGGAGTGGGGCGGTGCGCCCGCGTCCTTGGCGACCACCTTCGGCAGCGCCGCCAGCAGCAGGTCACGGGTGATCGAGGCACCCGGGGAGTCCAGGTTGCCGGGCTTGTTCAGGGCCCGGCGCAGATCCTGTTCGTGCACCCAGATGTCGAAGGCCCGCCGGGTCAGGGCCTCCTCCAGGGTCACCTCGGTGCCGCCGGGCCAGCGCACCATGGCGTCCGGGGCGCGCTTCTCGTTCCGCAGCTGACGGTTCCGCCGGATGACGGTGTACTCCAGTTCGGAGGTCATCTCGGGCGCGGTGTGGCAGCGCCGGACGTCGACCTGGACCTCCATGTACCGCGACAGCTCGCTGGTGACGTGGAACAGATCGCGCGGCAGGGAGTGGATGGGGCGGGGGTCGCCGAGCATCTCGCATTCGAGTCCGATCACATGCGAGAC is a window from the Streptomyces luomodiensis genome containing:
- a CDS encoding MFS transporter, whose protein sequence is MTSAHLPGDPPGGRRAVAVWGLGVAVYFVAITYRTSLGVAGIDAAERFHINASALSTFSILQVLVYAGMQIPVGLMVDRLGTRKVLMLGVLLFTVGQSGFAFSHSYAMALASRALLGCGDAMTFISVLRLGSRWFPARRGPLIAQVAALFGMAGNLVSTLVIARTLHSAGWTTTFAGSAVGGVAVFVLVLFFLKDHPEGFEPGPGPRMAGGFVRRQIVATWREPGTRLGMWVHFTTQFPAMVFLLLWGMPFLVEAEGLSRATAGRLLTLVVLSNMAVGLIYGQVIARHHAARAPLALGTVGATALLWGAVLAWPSDHAPLWLLVVLCVVLGACGPASMIGFDFARPANPPERSGTASGIVNMGGFTATMTTLLAVGVLLDLTGDDFRIAFASVFVLQALGVTQILRLRGRAHRRERERVVASRVEAVHVPA
- a CDS encoding maleylpyruvate isomerase family mycothiol-dependent enzyme, which codes for MTVHPSLQNSIDAWTHSIDAISELVNPLPESEWNRATECPGWSVRDVVSHVIGLECEMLGDPRPIHSLPRDLFHVTSELSRYMEVQVDVRRCHTAPEMTSELEYTVIRRNRQLRNEKRAPDAMVRWPGGTEVTLEEALTRRAFDIWVHEQDLRRALNKPGNLDSPGASITRDLLLAALPKVVAKDAGAPPHSAVVFDVSGPLEFMRTVRVDAHGRGTIDGSVSLGPTVTLTLDWETYVRLACGRVRPEAVSERLKIEGDLPLAETILGHFAVTP